In Salvelinus namaycush isolate Seneca chromosome 12, SaNama_1.0, whole genome shotgun sequence, the DNA window CGCTTGCTGTTTAACCAATGGGCTCACGTTTGCAACTATCAGTTTCCTCACTCACAACCAATGGCAGTAAATCGTGGGATGTATTTATGTAAACTCTCCCATGTTCTCTCACTTGCTCTTTTTCAGCAACAATTTTCAACAACCAtccacctccccaccaccaccagctaTAATACCCTTAAGGCCAGTCATAGGAACTCCTTTCCCCAAAGGACAGCAGACTCTCTGTCACATCATCTGACCATTCCCCAAACTATTTAATAAAATGTCATATTGCATTCCGTCTTTGTTGTTCTTTCAGTTAAGCCTGTACTCGATTGTCCTGAAGAAAAACACTCCAGACAAagaatctccaatccaaaattaaatctagaattggcttcctatttcacaacaaagcctccttcactcatgctgccaaacataccctcgtaaaactgactatcctaccgattcttgacttcggcaatgtcatttacaaaatagcctccaacactctactcagcaaactggatgtagtccatcacagtgccatccgtcttgtaaccaaagccccatatactccccaccactgcgacctgtatgctctcgttggctggccctcactacatattcgtcgccaaacccactggcttcaggtcatctataagtctttgctcggtaaagccccgccttatctcagctcactggtcaccatagcaacacccacccgtagcacacgctccagcaggtatatttcactggtcatccccaaagccaacacttcctttggccgcctttccttccagttctctgcttccaatgactggaacgaattgcaaaaatcactgaagctggagtcttatatttccctcgctaactttaagcatcagctgtcagagcagcttaccgatcactgtacctgtacacagccaatctgtaaatagcacccccaactacctcatccccatattgctatttatcctcttgctcttttgcacaacagtatctctacttgcacatcatcatctgcacatctatcactccagtgttaatgctaaattgtaattatttcgcctctatggtctatttattgccttacctctctactcttctacatttgcacacactgtacatagatttttctattgtgttattgtttatgtgtaactctgctttgctttatcttggccaggtcgcagttgtaaatgagaacttgttctcaactggcctacctggttaaataaaggtgaaataaaaaaagattatCTTATGCCAAAACAAATGCTGAGTGCCAACAAAGCACAAACATATTCAAACAGAAACACTAATACAatattataacatgttataactcTCTGTTAGGCTTTTACAACATATTATAGATTATGGAGATGTACTGTTACTGGGCCTGATGATGTGCATTTTTGCACTGAATTGGATAAATCAAAGTTATCTTAGCTGGTTTGGTGTAAGGTAGTGATGTGAGGTGAGCTAGCAGCAGGTAAGTGGAGAGCACAGTCTTCTGAAATCGAACGACATTTGCAGACCCTGCAGTCTAATTCCACTTGTATCACCATAAGTAAAGGGATAGGCCTGTGCTGTTCACAGAATTACTTTACTTGAGCATGCTTTCCTAGAAGCCAAATAATTGCTTGCTGTCATAATAATGTCCTAACAGGTGAGAGCTGATGTGGCATAATGTCATATCTAGTTATTTTGCAAGTTGGCTGGTGTTTTACCAAGCAATTTAGCTGAACCACACATTGGTTTGTGTCATCGGGATTGTTGAGATAACTGTTGAGACACTAGATGTCATGAATGTTATTGACATATGATATATGTTATGTAGCCCCTTATGACAGAGGACTCTAAATAAGTGCTACCACCAAGCTTTTAAAACAGCTAGACGTTAGTGTGATTTCAGGCAGGGCAGGCCAGTGGATAGGGTTAAAAAAGGTTTGTTCTTCTGGAAAGGTGGAGTAAGTCTAAAAACACTTACACTCTAAACATTGCGCTTCTGTGTCAGTCACCACCAAGTACCATTGACCTCCGATTGAGTACTAGTCCCAGTATCCTACAGAGCACACTAGTAGAGAAATGTGTGTATTTCAGAATGGCTACAAGTTCAGATTTCAGAGGTCCTCAGGTTTGCTGGGCTATGGTGAATGTTGAGGGACTGTCATGTGATGTCATGGAACGCAGTGGGTCACTGCTGACTTTTCTGACCATGATCTCCaataaaaatacacagcgtgtgGTACTGATAGGGGTAGAAATAGTGCCATCTAGTGGCAACGGAGTGTAAGTGTACAGAGAGTATAAATAGAGTCCCTTATGTTGAAGGTCAAACCCTGAGAGGAATCCAGCGTTCCCACAGTCACAATACAATGGCCAACATTCAGTCCCAGGCAGCAGTATGTCATCAGAACATCTGGCTAGCAGTTTTTCCCCACTAGGATACGCTTCATGACTCACACATGGTGAAAATAGAAACTGATCATCAccaagcagggttggggtcaattccatttaaattccagtcaattcagacaCCCCTGGACCCCCCATAACAGATCAGAAGCCCCCCCAAACGAATTTAAATATCAATGTGAGGCCCAACCCCACAATTGCCAAAGATATCGACATCAGGCACCCCCATGACATTTTAGGCTCCCCAAGAGTCAATGTATAATAAGAACCCTGTGGCTAAGTAAGCATCGCTACTGTCTTCCTGAAACCTGAAGTAGGGCTATTGTTAGACACAGACTCAGCACTGCATTGGCTTTTTTGGGTCAGTGGTATTACTGGTGCTTCTGGAGGacgttgtggtgttgtgttgtggtgtgggtTCGAATCTTGGTTCTGCCATGGCAGGGATGGACCACATTACAGATGCATTAATTGTTAAATATTACAGTGTGATTAGTAATAATGCATCTATAAACAgctaatgtgtatatatatacttctATAAATACAGTTATTGATATTGTTTCTCTGACCTTGAAAACAATGATATCCTCATTGGCTATATCCAGATCATTCTAACCATCTCAAACTCAAACTCTCTATTTAATACACTGACCTGAGGCAGTGACCATGATACAGGCACCAGAAATGAGGTCATCATTATACCTCCATGGGATTTGCTCACTTGGAGGGAACAGAGTCTTCTAGTAAGGTTTAAAATAGAGCCAGGGTGATTCCTTAGTGAATCAATCTAATATACCTTGACATTTCTGCTGGGTTCACTTCAAATAATTGACTTATTTCTTAGCAGACCCACATGTGTGCTTATAAAAGTGCTTGGGCAGCTTTCATAATGATGTTACAACAGTAACTCAAGTATGCTCAGGTCAACGGTGCACCTGAGTTAAAACAGGAATCAGAAACGGACAGGCCATTGGGCATTTTGGGCAAATggcagatgggctggtccatcttTAGCGCAGTGGATTGGTTAAATTTTTTTTTTGACCAATTACCCTTATTTGGATAATAATGGGTGTCTAAAGGAAAAAAATGTGGCAGTGTGTTAGAAATGCCCCAAACGATTTCTggtatcagtctgtccctgacagGAAGGTTCTCCTGAGTTACCCAAAGAAAACTATAACAGTTAGCTAATTCTCATGGTGTTATTTTAATGCAGGGATTaaggtgtttcagtgtgttatgcCTTTTTCACTATGTGCTATCAACACATGCAGTAGTCCAAGAAGCCCAATTCCTAAAGACAGATGACAACATGTGCAAAATATAAAGTAAGGCAAAGCAGAGACAATTTAGTAAATAGTGGAGGAATAAGAGGAGTTGGGGAAGGAGACGGGAAGTGAAAACATTCCAGCCAGAGAGGGAAGCAGAAGATAAATCAGGAGAGAAGGTGTGGCCAATCCAGGCCCACTAATCCCAAGTGATCTAGTTCAGCCCCATTCTCCGCCTCTCGCTATCAGATTAGAAGTGTGGGCCAGAATAAAAATAAAGGCACCGTAAaggcatctctctgtctctctttagaCGACTCCTCAAACAAGAACAAACACTTgacaaacataaaacatacacccCTGGCACAAACACGCTTTTGGGTTTCCTCTCTGGATTATTTGGGGTGAGGAATTGTAACATGGACAGATCTCCGACCATACACATAGCTCTGCTGAAGTCAGGCTGGCTCTGGAGACAGAGTGAGTACTGTAGATTCAATGTTTCTCAAATAATGTCATGTTGTAGTCTAACATCGTGTCTACCTGTTTTGGTCTCAGATATAGCCATAGCCATTGCAGGTACTATCTTTACCAAGTGTAGACTTCAACGGCTAAACATAGCATAAGAAGTTGTGTGGGGCACTAGTATCAGAGAAATATCAGCACTGTATAGAACACTTTGAAAGACAGgttaaggccaggcaccacaggctGGCCTTAACCACAGCCCAGTCCGTGCCACTCTCTCCAAAAACAGTTCTCCCAtgttcttaaaactgactccaCTGAAAACAAAATGGAGGACTCTGTTGATGTCATCAAGATCGCTAACAGAttaacctacagtacctaccattTAGCTTGTTTTGATGAAGCCAATGCACTAAAGGGCATCTTTGCCCTATTTATTGAGTTGCGGTTGCTTGTCAAAACTACTGGATTTTTCAATAAGATCAGAATCGTTCTAGAAGATGAATGTTACAACTGTTATGAAATTCCAACCCTTACTCTGCTTGTCCAGCCTGGCCATAATCTAATTAGCTTCCTGTCTGTGTTAGCAAATCAGTGACTCACGCAGAAAAGCCACAAGCCAACCACTGGGGATTCACCCTCCGGAGAAAAACATATACAGATTTACAGCTTCAACGATATAAATACAAAACACTCAAAATGGCTGTAGGTTTACCCATTATAGACCCACTGGCAAGAATGCGTCTTTGAGATTCTTCTTGTAATAAAAAATGCTATATAAATGTAatctattattgttattactactattattatatgCTGAATTGAGACAGAATCATATCTGGCTGACAGTGCATTTCAGTTAATGTGAATAAATAAAAGTATACAAAATGGTCAAAGTCCAAACTGACCGTTAGGAAAGTGGACATCGTAACCTAACCCGAACTCTACTCCACATCACCCTCCATCTCCCCCCCACGCCCTTCCTGCCTCCCGTCAGCATCCATCTTAAAGCGGTGGAAGCTGAATTGGTGTGACCTGTGGATCGATGGGAGCCTGGTCTTCTACAAGACGGACAGCAGGCGAGAATTTGAGCACCGAGTGGGTCTCAAGACCAGCTGTGTGAGCGTCAAGTCTGGCCTGGAGAGTGCAGGTGAGGAGGGAGTGTCTGGAAAGATGGGGATGTTCAATATGACAATGGGTGCTTCCGAAATGGCAATCTATTCcttaggcctatagtgcactacttttgaccagagccccatgagACATGCTGTATGCTTTATTACATAAATAAAGAGGACTGAGGAGTCCAAATATCTGTATTTACCTCCAAAAGATTTTGGCCTTTGCTGTGGACTTATGTGTGTGTAACCCTAGCTGTCTATGTTGTTGTACAGGTCTCTCTCCCCCAGAGAACCACCCAAGTGAGAACATGGTGGTGGTGCAGCTTAGAGATGGCTCCACTGTGATCCTGTGTGCCAACAGTGAGGACGAGGCACTGTGAGTCTatattatttctctctccctctctcacacacacacacacactctcttacaGTGCACACTCTCTCTCAATccacttcctctctttctccttttgtCATTCTGTTTTTGCAGAGCATGGAAGTTGACAATTATAGAGGCGAGACGAAACCCAGTAAGTAAACCGGtaaaccagggtttcccaaactcggatTCTTAGAGGACATTCTTGTCTTATCGTCTTGTCTTTCCCACTTAGTTCCCGTATGACCCATACGACGACTCGTACCAGTCCGTCCCAATGGACGGCAACAACACCATCTACCTCACCCCTGGATCAGGTAAAGACAACACAACACCCAAGCTCTGAGTCGTAATCATTATTGCACACTgtggcaaaatgttttgcaacgaaaaatgaaaacaagtgtttcttattggacaagttcaggtagtccctccttgTTTAAGTCCATTTTCTACTGTTAGGTGCCTAGTGAATACAACTCTGATTTCAGCAAGTCAACAGGGTGACTCTAGCACTCCTTTCCAAGACTCCCTGAAATCAGTTGTTGACATAACTATCCTGGTTACATCGAATCAGAAAAGTCTAATAAAACACACTCGTATATTCACTTATGCTCCCGTAAATACTGTAGTACATCCTATATTCAgcatcctgtctctccctccctctccctctctcaggtaCGCACCACATACTGATCCAGAGAGACCCATACGACGGCATAGGACAGCAGGTGGCACTGGGGCTACTGGCGGGCATGGCGGCGGGTGCTGCCATGCGCTCCTTCCTCTGGATGCCCTTGTTCTTCTGTTGATAGAGAAGGTCTCTGATCTGGACCAGGCTGCTTGCTTGGCGCCCTCCCCCAGTGCGCTAGCTCCATGAGCAGGGAGGCACGGTTGGGAAATGCCCAGGCTGCTGTAGGCATCATTCCTACAAGTCTTATTATTGTATTTCACACACAATTTTTTTCCTGTTGCAGAATAATAGTGcacgaatgtgtgtgtgtgttttaagttttaatgtcacatgcacacgtacagtgaaatgccttttttGCAAGCTCTAACcacaacaatgcagtaatcaataacaatgtaatactaaaaataacaacgtataacaaaaacacacaagatataaaaataagaagaacccgataaagtaagtaagcatacaaTATCAGGGtcattgtgtttgtgtgagcGTGCTTGCATGTGTGAGCGAACGTGTGTGTTGACAAATTGGTTTACAGAACAGGTTGATGGTAACATAAATATGTCCTTTATAACATATGCTGTGTGAACTCAACCTATTTAGTAGAAATGCATATGAAACGTATACGGTATGCAACATACAGGATGTATGAAAAACAACATCCCGATCCACATATTCAGCTGCCTGAGGTTaatggaacccccccccccacacacacacacacacacacacacacacacacacatacacacagaaccATTGACTGCaattatttttaaataaaaaaattgaggTGCAAAAATGTATCACTTTAATTAACCTTAGATCCTGTATTTATGCTCATGTACAGAATGTAATTCACTATGAGTACAATGCTGCTGTTGTTGTCAAATTTAATAAAAGTTTTCAAAGCCATGGATATGAGAATTAATATTCGATGACAGTAGAAACCTGTCTGGAGATGGTGTTCCATGACAGACCACAGTCCTTCATATCCGTCTCCACTGTTCACCTACATGTCTCTTTGGGGCACCCACACTTTCTTTCTATAATATAAGAGATAGACAAATATGTATTCAATATGTATAATGTATTACACatcagtagtagcctacagaCTAGTCACTCACAATCTACGTTGATGTAATTTTTCTCCAAAATAATATTCACATGATGGTGAATTTCAGAGAAGCACACCATTAGAGAGACAGAGCTCATGAAACTAACCCATCTCCTACCAACTCACAGTTAGCCTACATTCAGGGGTGAAATTGATGGGGAATGGGGAATTGATGGGGAATGACTGGGAACTGAAACTAATTTTAACATCTAAACATTTCTTTAAAAATGAATTCACACTGACACAGAGGGATTAAAAATCATTTTAAAAACCTGCTTGTTCATGTGGTTTTTAGCATCGATTCATAAACCAAGAATCTGAGTCTGACCCTTCCACATCCATGCCTTCCCAGTTCTCACCATAAAAAAATAAACCTTCCTACAAAATCAAgggttgttttctgttgtttgaaaTGACATTCTCCTTAGTAACACTGTTATTCAAACTGGTTAATCATAATGGGAAGGCTGTTGTAAAGTAGGGCTACAGTAAGCGAAATTATGCACTAtataaattataataaatgaCTTAATCTCTAAATGATAAGATTACATATTTAGTCATTTTTTTCAATGAAGCTCTCAAATCATGACTAAAGAAAACCCTTGATTTTGCACCTTAAATAATCGTTGATATTCCCTTTTGACGATCAATTGGCATCCAATTATGGTTTCAAAGATTTCATGGTAGGATATACTGACATGTTTCTCTACATGGATTACAATATTATTAAGGTTTAAATGAATGAAAACAACCCCTGAATTTAAGAGGCTATATGGAACTTTTGCCTCTGGCGTGCTCTTGAGCCAAAAGGGGTCCCAAATCGACAGAAATGTCCCAGAAAAAACTTTATAGGCCTTAATGACACTCAGAGGGAAACATTAGCCTATAGCCTTGCTGTAATGTTATGCCATATGAAGAAAAAAATCACATTTTGCTTTCTTTTACCACTTTCCCAGATTGTGTGACGCGGTGTTGGTTGTTTTGAAGATCTTGTATTTTCTTAAGAAATTGTCACCAAACTGCCATATTTTCATACACAAGCCGCGGCATAGGCCTGCCTAGCTGAGATACCCCCAACTTTGTTCTCTTACACCGACATGGAGGCGGAGTTGGTTTTGATAGCTTTAAAAACTGGCGATTTGATAGCTACAACATTGTGTCACCATCACTCAATACATGTAAAAATTCTGAAAACGCTTTACCTTTACCTATGCTAGTACTGTACAACCGCGATGCTCCCGCGTGGTGGTGAAATTCATACATTTAATTAAAACTTTAATCGATTATAACCGCCGACTTTTTCGTAATTTGTGTCGCTCAAATGGAGACGTAACGTCCGTCATGTACTGCTGGCTGGGCTGCAACCTAAACTGAGATTCAACTGGCACATGTGTATTCGCGCTGAGTTGGGCAACACAAATGCGCTATCCacccacagatagaacaatgagacagatatttcactggatgtataaatatgaagcatccgcttggcgtttcTACGGTAGTGAGAGAAAGCCCACTGGCgcgcagtgggagaagatggaacgagatggattttggcctacattctgcaaatgttgtcatcgattaaacatttgatcttaatacagttttctgttcccaaaaatataattcattatgaacagagtggactaagttttgtagactttagcCTTGCACACGCGCATTTCACatagtaggcgttccctaacagaaatatgcagATGTATGCTAGAACGGACCAATAGGTTAATAATTATATAACTGATTAAGTCTTCCTTGTAGAATGCTGACAGATGTATATAATATATTGTATTGTTAAGATGCTAAAACTTCACTTAATAGCTACACTCACCAACACAGGATATCCCTCATGCTGGCCCTGACCAAACTGATACATTGCCCCTCACTATAGTCGCACTTCTCCACGTGGCTAGATTTATAGTGGTCTTCCCCCCTTTTAATTCTCTTATGCTCATCCTTGAAAAATGCCATAAGGTCTGAAATAGACACCAAAGTCAACATACTGTACAAACTATTATCTAGGCTAAGTAATACACAAATATTTTTTGATCTACTgctctgctaactagctagctaaagtgtaATAAGTGGCTATCTAAAacagagaaagaggacagaaGATTGGGAAGAAGTTCAACTCTTTATTCAATTATTTCCAAAACAGCACATGGATTCATCATGGTTTGGGCAAAGGTATCCGTTCAACGGTAGCCGACAGTGTCGGATAGAGATGATGTCCAGGAATTTGGTCTTGCTGAGGTCTTCCCTGTTACACGTCAGTTATCTTCCAGTCTGAAAGTCTGAGATCTAGAATGAGGCCCGAGTTCctgagttggaattccgagttggatgaccgttcaaatcgaTTACAAATAAATGTAGGCAGTTGTACTGAGAGGAGACTGTGCCACTTTGGCATAGCAAACGCTTTTGAAAAAGCAGACACATTCAAGCAGTTACATATAATTTATTTCACAAGTAATTGTTTTAGCACCTTAGGTTATTTCGTACTAGATTACTTCAAATCGATAAAGAAATCACTAGAAAGCAATGAAAATGTTACTTTCAGGGAACACTCCAACCATCAGAAACTGTGTTTACAAAATGAAAGCAGTTGCATTATGGGAGAACAATGATTGACACGGCAGCCATTTTCCTACGGGGCGCCCTGTTCCCATTGTGTGAGAGATAGTAAATACTGACACTGCTAGAAAACCATAACATTTATTTCCTTGCGAAAAAACGTTTATATTCACGTCAGGTAAGTGGCACATTTTGGCATATATTTTTGTCTAAAACACTTAACCACTGTTTTATATAAGTTTCAGATGGGTTAAACttcattttattttaaaatagCATTTTATTCCGACGGTGTGGAAATGGAGAAGCGACTGCCGCGATGCTAGAGAAAAATGCTTTCTACTTCAGTGGCCGAGGCAGATGTAAATTCCGCTCCAGTTTCATGTGCATTTTTACTTCGCTTGTACGGTGTAAACAAACGTTCACCTACAACTCAGAGCGACTTTTTGGATAGCTACAGTTGTCTAGTTTTATGTTTTAATGTTCGTAGTTCTGAACATTGTTTAGTTTTTCGAAGATTTTTGAAAGTTTCTGTCCCGCTCTTTGCCTGTATATTGGTAGGCTCATTCGATTGCTTCTTCATCTGCGGCCATAATCTTGCGGTTAGAGGGCGGAACTAGGGTTTGTGGACCCACCCATTCGCTGTAAACCGTGTATCTCGATTGGTTGACAGCGACGACATTGCCCACTGGATTGGATGTATTTCGATAGGCGATCTACATACTAGTTTTATTGGTTGGGCAGTATCCCAGTATTCACGGATAGGATAGTGGCCCGCTGTTTCTGGATTGCAATGCAGCTGATCAGCAAAATAGAAAGTTATCATAACAGAGTAGTACTCCAGACGGAAGCGTTTCAGTCATAAATTCTCAATAATAGCAACACACATACATTTGGGAAACACTTGGGAAAATTGTATTGTAATATATTTGTAACTCACAGAATTTTAGGGATTGTATCTAACAGAGCATTGTCAACACATAAAAATAAACAATTGAATGTATTTTTACCTGTCTCTCAGGTGATAACTAACTTGTCATGGCTCGTACCAAGCAGACCGCCCGTAAATCCACTGGGGGAAAGGCTCCACGTAAGCAGCTGGCCACCAAGGCTGCCCGCAAGAGTGCACCGTCTACCGGTGGGGTCAAGAAGCCCCATCGTTACAGGTAAAGTATCGGTTCACCCCTAGAAATTAGCATTAGTGTTCACCACAGATCGTACATGTCAAGGTCAgctagcagtggtgtaaaaatactttaaaaacttttacttaagtacaattttactggatgacttttacttgagtcattttctattagggtatctttacttttactcaagtatgacaatacggtactttttccaccactgtcggCTAGCGATACAGCCCCATTATGACATGTAAAGCTTGTGTGAAACCACAGAGGTGGTATCAATTCATATTGGTGTGGAAATGACTTGACACTCCAATTGGTCACTTGGTGtgttcaaaatggcaccctattccctatatagtgtactacttttgacctgaacccatagggaataaggtgccatttcagacgcagctAATGTTTTCAATGAGCAGTTCCACAAGCCTTATAACTAAGCAGTGACTGCTGGTAAACGTCACCACTCagtatttggggcggcaggtagcctagtggttagagcgttggactagtaaccgaaaggttgaaagatcgaatccctgagctgacaaggtaataatctgtcgttctgcctctgaacaaggcagttaacccactgttcctagttcgtcattgaaaataaaaatttgttcttattaactgacttgcctagttaaataaaggtacaatgattattattctttttaaatTAGCACGGCCAGACACGACCAGTAGAATTCAGCATGGGGAAATGATCGATGAAGTACTATAGTAGAATATAATTACCCCCCAGTCATACTGACTGTGTGTTGGTTCCAGGCCCGGCACCGTGGCCCTACGTGAGATCCGTCGGTACCAGAAGTCCACTGAGCTGCTGATCCGCAAGCTGCCCTTCCAGCGCCTGGTGAGAGAGATCGCTCAGGACTTCAAAACCGACCTGCGCTTCCAGAGTGCAGCGATCGGAGCTCTGCAGGTcagtggctgtgtgtgtatgtgaagcTCTGTCCCCCTTAATCCAGATCCTGTCCTAATTGGCCTACTACACAAACGGGAACAAAACAGCATGCTCAAATAATTTTTTGTGTGTTGACTTATGcatttatatatgtgtgtgtgtgtgtgtgacatttcttctctctgtctatctgcagGAGGCCAGCGAGGCATACCTGGTGGGTCTGTTTGAGGACACCAACCTGTGTGCCATCCATGCCAAGCGTGTCACCATCATGCCCAAAGACATCCAGCTGGCACGTCGCATCCGCGGGGAGCGTGCTTAGCCCGCCCTCCTTTCCTTTTTCTCTTTAATGTTTCACCTCTATTCTCTTTGTTTCTTTATCTCTCACTGTCCTCACTCCCTCATTCGCCCCGACCTTCCATCTCACCCCCCAGCCCCCTCTCCCTTTTTTCTTCTTGGTAGACTTTAGAGTAACCGTGATTATGATGAGAGAAACGTGTTGAAAAGTCTCGTCTCTCATAGTTTTTGTCTTCAGCAGATGTTTTAGGGTACCTTTTTCGTGCATGTAGTAGGTGTCGctgatcagacacacacacacacacaggtttgtgCGTCCTCAGCTCTCATAAAATAAAACTCACTCACATGCACAGGTGGGCAGACCAGAAGGGCATCGCCCGGGGGCTAGTCTGCTTAAGGGGAGTGGCAACTTCCACAGCAGGGTGCTACTAAAACTAACCCCAGggctgttggtgtgtgtgtgtgtgtgtgtgtaagctctGATCAGCCAAGCAAATTGTATTCAACAGCAAACAAGTATCATCTTGGTTACTTAAAAATAATTCATGATTACTATCATTGTGGATATTGTgtctattttttttaatatatatatataattcataCATATACACCTTTTCTTTTGACTACTGCCAGAGACATCAAAATAATACGAAGAAGAAAACACGAAGTGATTGACGTTTGGCAAAATTCTGTTTTTACAGAATTATTTTTAAACCAATCAGAAAGAGCTTCTCAGTTTCATAAGAGCTACTGTTCCAATGGCAGCCACATGGGGGTGATATATACCAGCCCCCCTCCTATTTAGCTTTTTCTCACTATTAATCTGTCATTATCCATGATACTACTCTCAATCTCTACCCTATCTCCTCTTAAGGTTAGTTGTGTTCGGCATTAGAGTTGTTACACCAGTATGAGTTGACTTTGTAGTAGCGAGAGCTACTCTTCAAGTTTGGTTTATTTTCTGACTTTCTCTCACTTCctttgtatactgaacaaaaatataaactgaaCATGCAAAcatttcaacgattttacagtGTTACAGCtcatacaaggaaatcagtcaattgaaatcagttcattaggccctaatcgatggatttcacatgactggggggGGCGCAGCCCTGAGAGGGCATAgatccacttgggagccaggcccacccactggagagccaggcccagccaatcaggataagtttttccccacaaaagggctttattacagacataaatactgtttcatcagctgtccgggtgctggtgtcagacgatcccacaggtgaagaagctgaatgtggaggtcctgggctggcatggttacacaag includes these proteins:
- the LOC120056783 gene encoding pleckstrin homology domain-containing family B member 1-like translates to MDRSPTIHIALLKSGWLWRQTSILKRWKLNWCDLWIDGSLVFYKTDSRREFEHRVGLKTSCVSVKSGLESAGLSPPENHPSENMVVVQLRDGSTVILCANSEDEALAWKLTIIEARRNPFPYDPYDDSYQSVPMDGNNTIYLTPGSGTHHILIQRDPYDGIGQQVALGLLAGMAAGAAMRSFLWMPLFFC
- the LOC120056961 gene encoding histone H3.3A, whose product is MARTKQTARKSTGGKAPRKQLATKAARKSAPSTGGVKKPHRYRPGTVALREIRRYQKSTELLIRKLPFQRLVREIAQDFKTDLRFQSAAIGALQEASEAYLVGLFEDTNLCAIHAKRVTIMPKDIQLARRIRGERA